A region from the Pseudonocardia petroleophila genome encodes:
- a CDS encoding S8 family serine peptidase, with product MKYVVLRSDGAGDPFLEPVSVHGADLDWAVSVVDADRREEAELASDPAVLEVAPEVSLQLVEPQTDGGDSSPVDDPAWAFKASGLDSCGYSGKGVSVAVLDTGVDCEHLAFNGVAFESELMRNFIVTSSSESDVHNVRDSNGHGTHVLGTVLGRDVDAARIGVAPGIARPIIGKVIDDRGGTTGALVRAMQWAVNCGADIIVMSLSMDFSKIVELFLAQDYPLVVATSRALEAYQANIRLFDHLSAFLSASSSRPLVFAASGNNSLRQVDLRFTVGTVQPAGTKGFFSVGAVGVTGRGEAKIAPFSNTGCAYAGPGVAIESARAGGGLARMSGTSMAVPHVAGIAALWTQALFADGRRPRHWAEDVVRALDTHARRAGLARDDVGLGILQAPVAGFDELDSLW from the coding sequence ATGAAGTACGTAGTGCTCCGATCAGACGGCGCAGGTGACCCGTTCCTTGAGCCTGTAAGCGTTCATGGAGCGGACTTGGATTGGGCTGTTTCGGTAGTGGATGCGGACAGGCGGGAGGAAGCGGAGCTCGCTTCGGACCCCGCCGTGCTCGAGGTTGCGCCAGAGGTGAGCCTGCAGTTGGTAGAGCCTCAGACCGACGGAGGTGATTCGTCCCCGGTTGACGATCCAGCGTGGGCGTTCAAGGCAAGCGGTCTGGATTCGTGCGGCTACAGCGGCAAAGGCGTCTCTGTTGCCGTGCTCGATACCGGCGTTGACTGCGAGCACCTTGCGTTCAACGGGGTAGCGTTCGAGTCAGAGTTGATGCGGAACTTCATCGTCACCTCTAGCTCAGAGAGTGATGTCCATAATGTACGTGATTCTAACGGTCATGGGACGCACGTCCTAGGAACAGTACTAGGTAGAGATGTTGATGCAGCCCGTATAGGTGTTGCGCCAGGAATAGCTCGACCGATAATCGGGAAGGTCATTGATGACCGTGGCGGGACAACAGGCGCACTTGTAAGAGCAATGCAGTGGGCAGTAAACTGCGGGGCAGACATAATAGTAATGTCTTTAAGCATGGATTTCAGCAAGATTGTTGAGTTATTTCTTGCTCAGGACTATCCGCTGGTCGTCGCGACGTCACGCGCTCTAGAAGCGTACCAGGCAAATATTCGCCTTTTCGACCATCTAAGCGCCTTCCTCTCTGCGAGTAGCTCCCGTCCACTCGTGTTCGCCGCTTCCGGCAACAACAGCCTGCGTCAGGTCGACCTCCGATTCACTGTCGGGACGGTTCAGCCGGCGGGTACCAAAGGATTCTTCTCGGTGGGAGCCGTCGGCGTGACTGGCCGCGGCGAAGCTAAGATCGCACCGTTCTCGAATACTGGTTGCGCCTACGCTGGGCCCGGCGTCGCGATCGAATCTGCTCGTGCTGGCGGAGGCCTGGCGCGTATGAGCGGTACCAGCATGGCTGTCCCGCACGTAGCGGGCATAGCGGCACTCTGGACACAGGCGCTCTTCGCTGATGGCAGACGGCCGAGGCATTGGGCGGAGGACGTCGTCCGCGCGCTCGACACGCATGCCCGTCGTGCTGGCCTGGCAAGAGACGACGTCGGTCTTGGTATCCTCCAGGCACCGGTTGCGGGTTTTGACGAGCTGGATAGCTTATGGTGA
- a CDS encoding P1 family peptidase has protein sequence MLTDIEGVRLGHVTDKQSMTGCTVVVFDTPTVAGVDVRGANPSTKDTDLLRPTSVMPEVHAILLTGGSSFGLEAASGVARHLESIGRGFDVKVARIPIVPAAVIYDLSIGSSSIRPDVQMGVEACMAAKSGPFERGRVGAGTGATVGKLFGIGGASPGGLGTATVSLPGGVKVSAVVVVNAFGDVVCPSSNRILAGTRDNLGNFVNTYECQKRGSVGLSAFDFKNTTIGVVCTNAVLTKENANRVATVAQNGIARVIRPSHTDVDGDAIFAAGPIDGELHCSISLLGTAASEAVELAILDAVGDGDHSEALGRGDQ, from the coding sequence GTGTTAACCGATATCGAAGGCGTTCGCTTGGGACACGTCACAGATAAGCAGAGTATGACTGGCTGTACAGTTGTAGTGTTTGATACTCCAACAGTGGCCGGTGTAGATGTACGAGGAGCGAATCCCTCGACTAAGGACACCGACTTGCTGAGGCCAACTTCGGTGATGCCTGAAGTTCATGCGATCCTACTGACCGGCGGAAGCTCATTTGGCTTGGAGGCAGCTAGCGGCGTAGCCCGCCATCTGGAGTCAATCGGCCGCGGGTTCGACGTAAAGGTGGCGCGCATCCCAATCGTTCCCGCAGCGGTCATATACGACCTTTCCATAGGCAGCTCATCGATCAGGCCAGATGTTCAGATGGGAGTAGAAGCGTGTATGGCCGCGAAAAGTGGGCCATTCGAGCGGGGCCGTGTAGGCGCCGGTACGGGTGCAACGGTAGGCAAGCTGTTCGGTATCGGAGGGGCATCCCCTGGCGGCTTGGGTACCGCAACAGTCTCTCTTCCCGGTGGCGTGAAGGTAAGTGCAGTAGTCGTTGTGAATGCGTTCGGAGATGTTGTTTGTCCCTCATCGAACAGGATCCTGGCAGGCACTCGTGACAACTTGGGGAACTTCGTCAACACCTACGAATGTCAGAAGCGCGGATCGGTCGGACTCAGCGCATTTGATTTCAAGAACACTACGATCGGAGTTGTCTGCACAAATGCCGTTCTGACGAAGGAGAATGCTAATCGCGTGGCCACGGTTGCACAGAACGGCATTGCCCGCGTGATCAGGCCTTCGCATACCGACGTCGATGGAGACGCTATATTCGCAGCGGGACCGATCGACGGAGAATTGCATTGCTCAATCTCGCTGCTTGGGACGGCCGCATCGGAAGCCGTTGAGCTCGCCATTCTCGACGCCGTTGGCGATGGCGACCATAGCGAAGCACTGGGTCGAGGCGACCAGTAA
- a CDS encoding class I adenylate-forming enzyme family protein, which yields MMPRTTELEELDRIIHATRPDQLFAIDACTGVSITYGELQARTSAIATSVTSALMKDKNCVILSISDQYLFTLVYLSLFRAGVCVVPCSPASTASAIDRIAQMAGAGAVVADRTISSQVPLIDAAAVSRVALNRGVVPQTKWRQTAGNAVTLFTSGTTSTPKGVRLGASGMLANATDFAAAVGISSARLLGLLPMHHTNAQIANILVPVVTGSTIICGGQYNITALSRLWGQIEEFGVNYVDVVPTIIHTLLRLPPNQAPRLASLRYFICGAAPVKAADLILFQEMYGVEVLQEYGLSEATCFSSVERPAARRLGTVGIALRRNEIEVRDEFGQRLGSDQVGEVFIRGEYTMLGYVGGDAASYNLTVDEDGWLETGDLGSIDPEGYLQIVGRKKDVIIKGGLTIMPADIEEVATLESTVAEAAAVGVSDDYYGEKIWLFVSVRAQALDYNSLHSLLHAGLPPEMQPDRVVAVSEIPRTDSGKVRRQLLRNQYSTPK from the coding sequence ATGATGCCTAGGACCACCGAGCTGGAGGAGCTCGATAGAATAATTCATGCAACCAGACCGGACCAGCTATTTGCGATTGATGCCTGTACTGGGGTGTCGATAACCTACGGCGAGCTGCAAGCCCGTACTAGCGCAATTGCGACATCCGTCACATCGGCCCTAATGAAGGATAAGAATTGCGTGATCCTGAGTATTAGTGATCAGTACCTCTTTACGCTGGTCTACTTGTCCTTGTTTCGCGCCGGTGTGTGCGTCGTTCCATGTAGCCCCGCCTCGACGGCTTCGGCCATTGATCGTATAGCGCAAATGGCGGGAGCGGGCGCTGTAGTCGCCGACCGAACAATCTCGTCACAAGTTCCGTTGATTGATGCCGCTGCAGTGTCGCGTGTCGCGCTAAACCGCGGCGTCGTTCCTCAAACGAAGTGGCGACAAACTGCAGGGAACGCAGTGACGCTATTCACCTCCGGCACAACCTCAACACCTAAAGGGGTTCGACTGGGAGCGTCAGGAATGTTGGCCAATGCTACCGACTTCGCCGCAGCAGTAGGTATATCAAGCGCCCGACTGCTTGGCTTGCTCCCGATGCATCACACGAATGCGCAGATCGCGAACATCCTCGTTCCGGTAGTGACTGGCAGTACGATTATCTGTGGCGGCCAGTACAATATCACGGCCCTCTCACGTCTGTGGGGCCAGATTGAAGAGTTCGGGGTCAACTACGTCGATGTCGTTCCGACCATAATCCACACTCTATTGCGGCTGCCTCCGAATCAAGCTCCACGACTCGCTTCCCTGAGATACTTCATCTGCGGCGCAGCCCCAGTTAAGGCCGCTGATCTCATTCTTTTTCAGGAGATGTACGGAGTCGAAGTGCTGCAGGAGTACGGACTCAGTGAAGCAACTTGCTTCTCATCGGTTGAGCGCCCGGCCGCCAGGCGCCTGGGGACAGTCGGGATAGCACTACGCCGAAATGAAATTGAAGTTCGTGACGAGTTCGGTCAGCGTCTTGGTAGCGACCAGGTAGGCGAGGTCTTCATCAGAGGCGAGTACACGATGCTTGGGTACGTCGGAGGCGACGCAGCTTCCTACAACTTGACTGTTGACGAGGATGGATGGCTAGAGACTGGAGACTTAGGATCAATAGACCCGGAAGGCTATTTGCAGATAGTCGGCCGAAAGAAGGATGTGATAATTAAGGGTGGGCTGACTATCATGCCGGCAGACATAGAAGAAGTTGCCACCCTGGAGAGTACGGTCGCCGAAGCGGCGGCCGTCGGGGTTTCAGACGACTACTATGGCGAGAAGATTTGGCTATTTGTTTCCGTCCGCGCGCAAGCCCTCGACTATAATTCGTTGCACAGCCTCCTGCACGCAGGCCTCCCACCCGAGATGCAGCCAGATCGAGTCGTCGCGGTAAGCGAGATCCCTCGTACCGACTCCGGGAAGGTCAGGCGGCAGTTGCTTCGGAACCAGTACTCGACTCCGAAGTAG